A window of the Drosophila simulans strain w501 chromosome 2L, Prin_Dsim_3.1, whole genome shotgun sequence genome harbors these coding sequences:
- the LOC6730547 gene encoding RNA-binding protein 5-A isoform X2, with amino-acid sequence MRYSHKRIQDWNCNKCGVCNFKFRFYCFVCKTSREDSETTFSSGSEGVDEVSSILTKKIMLRNLDALTNEEAVLTALQLHLKDLSKTVSKVLISRDSLTQASRGICYLHFDTLVDSMNVHNALTALDPPLTLDDRVVAITYCNDLEERQALPKNPKELAVKDPTAKSENISAVSPSGVGGNYTLADVPRLAEYSASLYASNPAEHAYYVQYYTEYYTTDINKKNRDSHLTEANSGAAVALSAIQRKQKKMNSIETTITAAATAAAQAAAQVKATLAAQVASAPKGNDGKIYPTPDVTHYQYDETSGYYYDSTTGLYYDAHTQYYYNNETGAYLYWDQRRSTYVLATPASTQAALQEVLADAEQKGEEEAKKTKEKEGGNKHDKVKVAKKIVKDMEKWAKQLNQKKDYTAVATPQPILANEVPTTSRGNQGGYADVGFSILEKKERGKLNDYATNPTVGPMNKLVNAYGGTSDSEEDSAPSSQNTQSSAVVSGGGGAEESDYVDFQKLTCLLCKRAFQSLEILQKHLKMSTLHKENLAKLNQNTSSSIEEALAYRDRAKERRLKYGESDPPPPNRSRERFEQEIKTLQSRQKQSTSATPAMPISSSNVGSRLLQKMGWSEGQGLGRKNQGRTQIIEADGRSNHVGLGNKSGQMIPGNDYKSYIKKMMKQRYENA; translated from the exons ATGCGGTACAGCCACAAGCGAATTCAGGACTGGAACTGCAACAAG TGCGGCGTCTGTAACTTCAAGTTTAGATTCTATTGCTTTGTGTGCAAAACATCCCGGGAAGACAGCGAAACCACCTTCTCCTCCGGCAGCGAGGGCGTGGACGAAGTCAGCAGCATCCTCACCAAAA AGATCATGCTACGCAACCTGGACGCCTTGACCAACGAAGAGGCTGTGCTGACTGCCCTCCAGCTTCACCTAAAAGATCTGAGCAAGACCGTGAGCAAGGTGCTAATCAGTCGGGATTCCTTGACGCAGGCATCGCGCGGAATTTGCTACCTTCACTTCGACACTCTAGTCGACTCGATGAATGTGCACAATGCATTGACGGCGCTGGATCCTCCACTTACCCTGGACGACAGAGTTG TGGCCATAACCTATTGCAACGACCTGGAGGAGCGTCAAGCATTGCCCAAGAACCCTAAAGAATTGGCAGTTAAAGATCCAACTGCCAAGAGCGAGAACATTTCAGCAGTTTCTCCCTCAGGAGTGGGTGGAAACTATACTCTGGCCGATGTGCCACGACTCGCTGAATATAGTGCCTCCCTGTACGCTTCGAATCCCGCAGAGCACGCTTATTATGTCCAGTACTATACGGAATATTACACGACAgacataaacaaaaagaacaggGATTCCCATTTGACGGAAGCCAATTCCGGAGCAGCGGTTGCCCTCTCGGCCATCCAGCGCAAGCAGAAGAAGATGAACAGTATCGAGACCACGATCACAGCGGCGGCCACAGCTGCCGCACAGGCAGCGGCGCAAGTGAAGGCCACATTGGCTGCTCAGGTGGCCAGTGCGCCCAAGGGCAATGATGGAAAGATCTACC CCACTCCCGATGTCACTCATTACCAGTATGATGAGACATCCGGCTACTATTACGACAGTACCACGGGCCTCTACTACGATGCGCACACGCAGTACTACTACAACAACGAGACGGGCGCGTATCTATACTGGGATCAGCGCAGGAGCACCTACGTGCTGGCCACGCCCGCCTCCACTCAGGCAGCTCTGCAGGAAGTCCTGGCCGACGCCGAGCAGAAGGGAGAGGAGGAGGCCAAAAAGACGAAGGAGAAGGAGGGCGGAAACAAGCACGACAAGGTCAAGGTGGCCAAGAAGATCGTCAAGGACATGGAGAAGTGGGCCAAACAGCTAAACCAGAAAAAGGACTACACAGCAGTGGCCACACCACAACCAATATTGGCGAACGAGGTACCCACCACTTCGCGTGGCAATCAAGGGGGATATGCTGATGTGGGATTCTCCATCCTCGAGAAGAAGGAGCGGGGCAAGTTGAACGACTATGCGACAAACCCGACTGTGGGTCCAATGAACAAGCTTGTCAATGCCTATGGCGGCACCTCGGACTCTGAAGAGGACAGTGCTCCGAGTTCGCAAAACACACAGAGTTCAGCGGTTGTaagcggcggcggaggcgctGAAGAGTCCGATTACGTGGACTTCCAGAAGCTGACGTGCCTGCTCTGCAAACGTGCTTTCCAATCGTTGGAAATCCTCCAGAAGCACTTGAAGATGTCCACTCTGCACAAGGAGAACCTGGCCAAGCTCAATCAAAACACTAGCAGTAGCATCGAAGAGGCACTAGC CTATCGTGATCGTGCCAAGGAGCGCAGGCTGAAGTACGGCGAGAGCGATCCTCCTCCACCAAATAGGAGCAGGGAGCGGTTCGAGCAGGAGATCAAGACACTGCAGTCGCGGCAAAAGCAGTCTACTAGCGCTACTCCAGCCATGCCCATCAGTTCGAGCAACGTGGGCAGTCGACTGCTGCAGAAGATGGGTTGGTCGGAGGGCCAGGGACTGGGCAGGAAGAATCAGGGACGCACACAAATCATAGAG GCGGACGGACGCTCCAACCACGTGGGCTTGGGCAACAAATCGGGACAGATGATACCGGGAAACGACTACAAATCCTACATAAAGAAGATGATGAAGCAGCGCTACGAGAATGCTTGA
- the LOC6730548 gene encoding U1 small nuclear ribonucleoprotein 70 kDa isoform X6, translating into MAKGQTTNTAFNYNRFALDMDSRYSRSFSGGNGNGSESGYRRYTRSRSRSRSRERSRDRNDYRRRNSRSRSRERSSHYRNDRSPDRDLYRDLIDEDYEDQGNYNSRQSLDHRQRHGEDKYDRWDADSQGRRDHDSYSNQDRHDQSNYDKRGQDRDKDRDHRWKNYDRLSRERNHDDFDRGSERSSRSNDQRQFNNNGNSNSSCSNRDREKEGDRDRRYSSDEDSDMASEFRQRGAPNSGSSVEPLNNIILFGLKKHVTEADIMGELIKVDMEPTSIRVMRKQQTGSPPAGRSSCHHAV; encoded by the exons ATGGCAAAAGGCCAAACCACAAACACTGCATTTAATTACAATCGATTCGCATTAGATATGGATTCTCGATATAGTCGCAGCTTCTCGGGCGGCAACGGAAACGGCAGCGAATCGGGCTACAGGCGCTACACTcgctcccgatcccgatcccgatccag GGAACGAAGTCGGGACCGCAATGATTACAGACGTCGCAACTCCCGTTCGCGCAGTCGGGAGCGGTCCTCACACTATAGAAACGACCGCAGTCCGGATCGCGATCTGTACCGCGACCTGATCGACGAGGATTACGAGGATCAGGGAAACTACAACTCGAGACAGAGCCTTGACCATCGCCAGCGCCACGGCGAAGACAAGTACGATCGTTGGGATGCTGATAGCCAGGGTCGCAGGGATCACGATAGCTACAGCAACCAAGACCGTCATGATCAGAGCAACTACGACAAGCGTGGCCAGGACAGAGATAAGGACCGCGATCACCGCTGGAAAAACTACGATCGCCTTTCGAGAGAGCGCAACCATGATGACTTCGATCGGGGATCGGAGCGCAGCAG CCGCAGCAATGACCAGCGGCAGTTCAATAACAATGGAAATAGCAACTCCAGCTGCAGTAACAGAGATCGCGAGAAGGAGGGCGATCGCGATAGACGGTATTCCTCGGACGAGGACAGCGACATGGCCAGCGAATTCAGGCAGAGAGGTGCCCCCAACAGTGGCAGCAGCGTTGAGCCCTTGAACAACATAATCCTCTTCGGTCTGAAGAAGCACGTCACGGAAGCAGAC ATCATGGGCGAGCTGATCAAGGTCGACATGGAGCCCACATCCATTCGCGTGATGAGGAAGCAGCAAACAG
- the LOC6730547 gene encoding RNA-binding protein 5-A isoform X1: MDSSSRRSFSGGSGNEGGRGSDYYRSRPGSRYSRSRSRSRERNRGHGGFRHRNSRSRSRDRDRSPGFRNDQHRGGRGGAGNGDSDLYHSLINDDYRDQDERNYNSRSNFDNRQLRRHDSFDRRHRDRDGESDREQNDYEYEQRSRDLDSRDRSSTDRDWYHNRSRSRERSRPWNRNNNNDDRSRSNERNTRHRDHRMYNGGGSNHNRDRDRDRDREQDRERDRDRDRDRDRDRERRGSSDYDSDEGHMRRNKYRSTTEALNIIIIFGLTKEMTRADIMSELIKVNMEPACIRIIRKQGTDSSRGIAFVEFNTVEEAKQWMDITQGVLKLNDERVSMRYSHKRIQDWNCNKCGVCNFKFRFYCFVCKTSREDSETTFSSGSEGVDEVSSILTKKIMLRNLDALTNEEAVLTALQLHLKDLSKTVSKVLISRDSLTQASRGICYLHFDTLVDSMNVHNALTALDPPLTLDDRVVAITYCNDLEERQALPKNPKELAVKDPTAKSENISAVSPSGVGGNYTLADVPRLAEYSASLYASNPAEHAYYVQYYTEYYTTDINKKNRDSHLTEANSGAAVALSAIQRKQKKMNSIETTITAAATAAAQAAAQVKATLAAQVASAPKGNDGKIYPTPDVTHYQYDETSGYYYDSTTGLYYDAHTQYYYNNETGAYLYWDQRRSTYVLATPASTQAALQEVLADAEQKGEEEAKKTKEKEGGNKHDKVKVAKKIVKDMEKWAKQLNQKKDYTAVATPQPILANEVPTTSRGNQGGYADVGFSILEKKERGKLNDYATNPTVGPMNKLVNAYGGTSDSEEDSAPSSQNTQSSAVVSGGGGAEESDYVDFQKLTCLLCKRAFQSLEILQKHLKMSTLHKENLAKLNQNTSSSIEEALAYRDRAKERRLKYGESDPPPPNRSRERFEQEIKTLQSRQKQSTSATPAMPISSSNVGSRLLQKMGWSEGQGLGRKNQGRTQIIEADGRSNHVGLGNKSGQMIPGNDYKSYIKKMMKQRYENA; encoded by the exons ATGGACTCCAGTAGTCGGCGCAGTTTCTCTGGAGGAAGTGGAAACGAGGGGGGACGGGGCAGCGACTACTATAGATCCAGGCCGGGGTCTCGATACAGTCGATCCAGGTCGCGTTCCCG TGAGCGCAACCGCGGCCATGGAGGATTCAGGCACCGGAACTCTCGCTCTCGAagtcgggatcgggatcggtcGCCCGGTTTCAGGAACGACCAGCATCGCGGTGGTCGAGGAGGAGCTGGTAACGGGGACTCCGACCTGTACCACAGCCTGATCAACGACGACTACAGGGATCAGGATGAGCGCAACTACAACTCCAGGAGTAACTTTGACAATCGTCAGTTGCGGAGACATGATAGCTTCGACCGCCGGCATCGGGACAGAGATGGCGAAAGCGATCGGGAGCAAAACGACTACGAGTACGAACAGCGCTCCCGCGACTTGGACTCACGCGATCGTAGCTCCACGGACAGGGACTGGTATCACAACAGAAGCCGCAGCAGGGAACGAAGCAGACCCTGgaacagaaacaacaataacgacgacagaagcagaagcaacgAGCGGAACAC GCGCCACCGAGATCATCGCATGTACAACGGAGGTGGCAGCAACCACAATCGCGATCGAGATCGAGATCGGGATAGGGAGCAAGACCGGGAACGGGATCGAGATCgcgatcgggatcgggatcgggatcgtgAGAGGAGGGGCTCCTCAGATTACGACAGCGATGAAGGCCACATGCGCAGGAACAAATACCGATCCACCACTGAAGCActcaatattattataatcTTCGGGCTAACCAAGGAAATGACCAGAGCAGAT ATTATGAGCGAGCTGATAAAGGTGAACATGGAGCCAGCGTGCATTCGCATTATCCGGAAGCAGGGAACAG ATTCATCACGCGGTATAGCGTTTGTCGAGTTTAACACCGTTGAGGAGGCAAAGCAATGGATGGATATTACACAG GGCGTGCTGAAGTTAAATGACGAGCGGGTGAGCATGCGGTACAGCCACAAGCGAATTCAGGACTGGAACTGCAACAAG TGCGGCGTCTGTAACTTCAAGTTTAGATTCTATTGCTTTGTGTGCAAAACATCCCGGGAAGACAGCGAAACCACCTTCTCCTCCGGCAGCGAGGGCGTGGACGAAGTCAGCAGCATCCTCACCAAAA AGATCATGCTACGCAACCTGGACGCCTTGACCAACGAAGAGGCTGTGCTGACTGCCCTCCAGCTTCACCTAAAAGATCTGAGCAAGACCGTGAGCAAGGTGCTAATCAGTCGGGATTCCTTGACGCAGGCATCGCGCGGAATTTGCTACCTTCACTTCGACACTCTAGTCGACTCGATGAATGTGCACAATGCATTGACGGCGCTGGATCCTCCACTTACCCTGGACGACAGAGTTG TGGCCATAACCTATTGCAACGACCTGGAGGAGCGTCAAGCATTGCCCAAGAACCCTAAAGAATTGGCAGTTAAAGATCCAACTGCCAAGAGCGAGAACATTTCAGCAGTTTCTCCCTCAGGAGTGGGTGGAAACTATACTCTGGCCGATGTGCCACGACTCGCTGAATATAGTGCCTCCCTGTACGCTTCGAATCCCGCAGAGCACGCTTATTATGTCCAGTACTATACGGAATATTACACGACAgacataaacaaaaagaacaggGATTCCCATTTGACGGAAGCCAATTCCGGAGCAGCGGTTGCCCTCTCGGCCATCCAGCGCAAGCAGAAGAAGATGAACAGTATCGAGACCACGATCACAGCGGCGGCCACAGCTGCCGCACAGGCAGCGGCGCAAGTGAAGGCCACATTGGCTGCTCAGGTGGCCAGTGCGCCCAAGGGCAATGATGGAAAGATCTACC CCACTCCCGATGTCACTCATTACCAGTATGATGAGACATCCGGCTACTATTACGACAGTACCACGGGCCTCTACTACGATGCGCACACGCAGTACTACTACAACAACGAGACGGGCGCGTATCTATACTGGGATCAGCGCAGGAGCACCTACGTGCTGGCCACGCCCGCCTCCACTCAGGCAGCTCTGCAGGAAGTCCTGGCCGACGCCGAGCAGAAGGGAGAGGAGGAGGCCAAAAAGACGAAGGAGAAGGAGGGCGGAAACAAGCACGACAAGGTCAAGGTGGCCAAGAAGATCGTCAAGGACATGGAGAAGTGGGCCAAACAGCTAAACCAGAAAAAGGACTACACAGCAGTGGCCACACCACAACCAATATTGGCGAACGAGGTACCCACCACTTCGCGTGGCAATCAAGGGGGATATGCTGATGTGGGATTCTCCATCCTCGAGAAGAAGGAGCGGGGCAAGTTGAACGACTATGCGACAAACCCGACTGTGGGTCCAATGAACAAGCTTGTCAATGCCTATGGCGGCACCTCGGACTCTGAAGAGGACAGTGCTCCGAGTTCGCAAAACACACAGAGTTCAGCGGTTGTaagcggcggcggaggcgctGAAGAGTCCGATTACGTGGACTTCCAGAAGCTGACGTGCCTGCTCTGCAAACGTGCTTTCCAATCGTTGGAAATCCTCCAGAAGCACTTGAAGATGTCCACTCTGCACAAGGAGAACCTGGCCAAGCTCAATCAAAACACTAGCAGTAGCATCGAAGAGGCACTAGC CTATCGTGATCGTGCCAAGGAGCGCAGGCTGAAGTACGGCGAGAGCGATCCTCCTCCACCAAATAGGAGCAGGGAGCGGTTCGAGCAGGAGATCAAGACACTGCAGTCGCGGCAAAAGCAGTCTACTAGCGCTACTCCAGCCATGCCCATCAGTTCGAGCAACGTGGGCAGTCGACTGCTGCAGAAGATGGGTTGGTCGGAGGGCCAGGGACTGGGCAGGAAGAATCAGGGACGCACACAAATCATAGAG GCGGACGGACGCTCCAACCACGTGGGCTTGGGCAACAAATCGGGACAGATGATACCGGGAAACGACTACAAATCCTACATAAAGAAGATGATGAAGCAGCGCTACGAGAATGCTTGA